The segment AAATTCCATGCCGCGGAAGAGCACGGGAGGCGAGAGGCAGGTGGGACGGCAGGGCGCATAAGCCCTTACGGCGCCGGGGGACAGCAACTCGGGTCTGGTGAAGGGCCGGGCCACCGCGCTATCGCCAGGGGAAAAAAGTAACACGTTCAACCGCGGGGAGTGGCTCGTCGGGGTCAGAACGGGCCTTTTGCCGCGACCCGCTCGGCCGGTCGGGAAAGACGGGAAGGTCGATCAGGCCGGCTGGCCCGGACCGCTCCGTCCGCCCGGGGGCGGCCCCCAGAGCAGCCGGGCGGGCAAACATCAACGGGCGGTGGCCGCTGGCTCGGAGGAGGAGGGGCTCGGCGTCACATCCAGGCTGGGGACGATCTCGAAGCGGAGCTGCGCGTGGGCCCGCCGCAGGGCGTCCTCCACCTGCTCTGGGGAGGTGCCCCGGGCGAAGATGAACCCGAGGTAGCTGGAGCCTTCGGGCAAGGGGAGGAGCTTCTGGCCCTCCTTGGCGGTGATCGTGAGCTCCTCGATGCCGGCCGTCCGCCGGGCCTCCTCGAGTCCCTCGACCCGGCGATAGACTCCGGCCTCGGGGATCGGGATCATCATGACGCCTGCCGCGGAAGCCTCGCGGTGGAAGGGTCCGACGTCCATGCCGAAGGCGTGGCGGAGGATCAGCTCCTCCAGGGAGAGGCCCGTCCCAAAGCGGAGGACCCGGGAGCAGAGGCCGCCGATGGAGCGCGCGGCCACCTCCAGGACCCGCGGGCCGGCCGGGCTGAGCCGGAGCTCGGCATGGATCGGCCCGTGCACCAGGCCGAGCGCACCGGCGGCCTGCTCCGTAGCCCGGAAAATCTGCTCCTGGACACCGCGCTGCAGGCGAGACGGGGTCACGTAGATGGTCTCCTCGAAGTAGGGGCCATCCAGCGGGTCCGGCTTGTCGAAGAGGGCGAGCAGCCGGACGCGGCCCCGATCCAGGAGCCCCTCCAGAGCAACTTCCCGCCCCTCAATGAACCCCTCCACCAGGATCCAGTCGTGCGCCTCCTCGCGCAGCACGCGGAGTTCCGGGCTGCGGAGGAGCGCGGCGATCCGGCGGAAGGCGGTCACGAACGCGTCGGGATCGTCCGTGCGAATGACCCCCCGGCTGGCGGAGAGCGCCAGAGGCTTCAGGACGCACGGAAACGGAACCTGGCGGGCGGCATCGCGGGGGTCCTGGTCAATCCGGAAG is part of the Candidatus Methylomirabilis sp. genome and harbors:
- a CDS encoding ATP-grasp domain-containing protein → MSGDTRRLLLLFSTTGYEAGDFAAAAEKLHVACVFGSDRCHVMEDPWQDGALPLHFEDPGGSARTILEYSRTTPVHAIVAVGDRPTVTAALACRALGLPHNPPEAVEAARNKFLARQRLQAAGLAVPPFARFRIDQDPRDAARQVPFPCVLKPLALSASRGVIRTDDPDAFVTAFRRIAALLRSPELRVLREEAHDWILVEGFIEGREVALEGLLDRGRVRLLALFDKPDPLDGPYFEETIYVTPSRLQRGVQEQIFRATEQAAGALGLVHGPIHAELRLSPAGPRVLEVAARSIGGLCSRVLRFGTGLSLEELILRHAFGMDVGPFHREASAAGVMMIPIPEAGVYRRVEGLEEARRTAGIEELTITAKEGQKLLPLPEGSSYLGFIFARGTSPEQVEDALRRAHAQLRFEIVPSLDVTPSPSSSEPAATAR